The following are encoded together in the Planctomycetia bacterium genome:
- a CDS encoding TolC family protein → MIFRISLILSALLLSSCTRTFYREQADDETYGAIRERDADPRWALNQIDILPPPGSRLHDPYDPDFPPMPPDDAAAGEYLLRADGKRGWKHWWDHGTVPSVELSEWQSALPLTDGKLILAPEVIMQQAQLNGREYRTQIENLYLSSLDLTLNRFEFATQWFATNRTIYEHFGTNGLPTETNTLTTDSNLGFNRSLAAGGQLLVNFANSFVWEYTGKTQGVSSNISMNFIQPLLRDFGRQVRMEALTQGERSLLYQVRIFARFRKELYVDLAVNRYLQLLQQAQFIRNQETNVLRQEQNYARQQAQRLAGKTTIVQEDQAFTALQEARAQITQDKTDLENGLDRFKLELGLPPTVPARMDESPLQAFLFSDPKLDQLQVEFDQLQLEFRKHYEKMTVEQMDQWVGRLNDFHQRAMFFLNQIEKETEAWKKQPVQGIDQADVQRVQQFRDGLSTQLSQVRKELLEFPSMLEQFKVVSKRLAMNDRKRMFELRVRDIELAVGQLFVIQNQVRVYSINLPAIKMTEDEAIRLAIENRLDLMNDRARVVDAWRQVAIQANQLEAYFNIVTGMDIGTQPGSLRPFDFSAAASRYRVGFQFEGPLNRQIERNNYRQSLIQYHRARRDYMLRQDQVMLELRLALRQLETDRQNFEISRRAFIAATRQVESVPLQLRLNRSIDPLEQLNTLSQLLGAKNTLISRWFSYERGRMQLLLATEQLQVDDQGMYRDDSRTSIQFEPPSPPRSGDTPRPVELFSRGMGIH, encoded by the coding sequence TTGATATTCAGGATTAGCCTGATCCTGTCAGCGCTATTGCTCTCTTCCTGTACGCGCACATTTTATCGTGAACAGGCCGACGATGAAACGTATGGCGCCATACGGGAGCGTGATGCAGACCCACGCTGGGCATTGAACCAGATTGATATCCTGCCGCCTCCTGGCTCACGTTTGCATGATCCGTACGATCCTGATTTTCCACCTATGCCACCCGATGATGCCGCTGCAGGGGAGTATCTGCTCCGTGCTGATGGCAAACGAGGCTGGAAGCACTGGTGGGATCATGGCACAGTTCCATCCGTTGAACTTTCCGAGTGGCAATCTGCATTGCCCTTAACTGATGGCAAACTGATCCTGGCGCCGGAAGTGATCATGCAGCAGGCTCAACTCAATGGTAGAGAATACCGCACACAGATTGAAAACCTCTATCTTAGCTCACTTGATCTGACGCTGAACCGTTTTGAATTTGCCACCCAGTGGTTTGCCACTAATAGAACCATTTATGAACATTTTGGAACAAACGGTTTACCTACCGAAACCAACACGTTGACTACAGACTCTAACCTGGGGTTCAACCGAAGTCTGGCCGCAGGCGGACAGTTGCTCGTGAACTTCGCCAACAGCTTTGTCTGGGAGTATACCGGCAAGACACAGGGAGTAAGTTCCAATATTTCCATGAATTTCATCCAGCCTTTGCTAAGAGATTTTGGCAGACAAGTCCGCATGGAAGCATTGACGCAAGGTGAACGAAGCCTGCTTTACCAGGTACGTATTTTTGCCCGGTTCCGCAAGGAGCTTTACGTTGATCTTGCAGTCAACCGGTATCTCCAGTTGCTTCAACAGGCACAGTTTATTCGCAATCAGGAAACGAATGTGCTTCGACAGGAGCAGAATTATGCCCGCCAGCAGGCACAGCGTCTGGCTGGCAAAACCACCATCGTGCAGGAAGACCAGGCGTTTACTGCACTACAGGAAGCACGAGCTCAAATCACCCAGGACAAAACCGACCTTGAGAATGGACTTGATCGATTCAAACTGGAATTAGGGCTTCCACCTACCGTCCCAGCCAGGATGGATGAATCACCTTTACAGGCATTTCTCTTCAGCGACCCGAAACTGGATCAGTTGCAAGTGGAATTCGATCAACTCCAATTGGAGTTTCGTAAACACTATGAAAAAATGACGGTTGAGCAGATGGATCAATGGGTTGGAAGGCTTAACGATTTCCATCAACGAGCGATGTTTTTCCTGAATCAGATCGAGAAGGAAACGGAGGCATGGAAAAAACAACCGGTGCAGGGAATAGACCAGGCAGATGTGCAGAGAGTCCAACAATTCCGTGATGGCCTTTCCACACAACTTTCCCAAGTGAGGAAAGAACTATTAGAATTTCCGTCGATGTTAGAACAATTCAAAGTGGTTTCTAAACGCCTGGCAATGAATGATCGTAAACGTATGTTTGAACTGCGTGTAAGAGACATTGAACTGGCTGTTGGGCAGTTGTTTGTCATTCAGAATCAGGTCAGGGTTTATTCGATCAATCTACCTGCGATCAAGATGACGGAGGATGAGGCAATTCGTTTGGCAATTGAAAATCGCCTTGATTTGATGAATGATCGTGCACGAGTCGTAGATGCCTGGAGGCAGGTAGCCATACAGGCCAATCAATTGGAAGCATACTTTAACATTGTCACTGGTATGGACATTGGAACTCAGCCCGGCAGCTTGCGGCCATTTGATTTTTCCGCTGCAGCCAGCAGATACCGAGTCGGATTCCAGTTTGAAGGGCCGCTGAATCGGCAAATTGAGCGCAACAACTATCGACAAAGTCTGATACAATATCATCGAGCTCGACGCGACTATATGCTTCGCCAGGATCAGGTGATGCTGGAATTGCGTTTAGCTCTAAGGCAGTTGGAAACGGACAGGCAGAACTTTGAAATATCGCGTCGAGCGTTTATAGCGGCAACCAGGCAGGTGGAATCGGTTCCACTCCAGCTACGACTGAACCGATCCATCGATCCGCTTGAACAGCTCAACACACTGTCGCAGTTACTTGGCGCCAAGAACACTCTGATATCCAGATGGTTCAGTTACGAACGAGGACGCATGCAGTTGCTGCTGGCGACTGAACAGTTGCAAGTGGATGACCAGGGGATGTATCGCGATGACTCTCGAACTTCAATCCAATTTGAACCGCCCAGCCCACCCCGAAGCGGAGACACCCCGCGACCAGTTGAGCTTTTCAGCAGAGGAATGGGCATCCATTAA
- a CDS encoding VWA domain-containing protein — MAKKTKAEKLESSHWMAWVGFFTGLILLLLSGVALALALTSLNEWLENQWGITFPTPLPVFYWWIMLGLGILLLLLYFLKLRRQRMTVSSTFLWKKSIEDLHVNSLFQWLKKNFLLLLQLLALAGLAYSLAAPTTFSDARGRHFIFLIDNSASMAAIDVAPSRLEQAKIKVKERIDAMDSSDLAMIILFNEEAQILQSYTNRKPDLKAAVDRIPQTQRTTRLQPALELAEGQANPRRSAEEGVIELIQDNSDKMPRTLGKPDGIPTEVMIYSDGRFPDVQNYSLGNLKPALFVMGNESNNVGITWANLKRDENRPDLFEVTVRVQNFSKDAFKQGCSLQLESFAFGERQDVQLKRLQLGARTRQERDAITNEGVKYKQMIDLPGTTEPEPLITFTVKDPGQGYLKLSLLNTDQGTAWNDMLASDNIAWLAITPVRKARILRAGPENEILDAYFKASASKDRAVITSIDGTDLSDKNETYKQAIQTEAFDLVIFDRVAPATPEAMPQANTFFIGQCPPFAAGNWNDLPTLKNLFVKDFRVAHPLFNGIETLQGMTVDEARTMPAEARPKRASSLIESQREPLLWSFGRERYTDLVMMFPLVLGQQGNIWNTNWPRQPAGTLPLFLDNIILQLGRYQEIEAPIRPGVTKLLSLGSTKQEVTVKRSEPTASSESTITRRMGQDLVYGDTDQVGLYEVFWGERQPLRFSVNLFDQEESNIATRDNIRIGYETVQAELAPVKARRELWQWFAGLALAALLLEWVLYVQRIRV; from the coding sequence ATGGCAAAGAAAACCAAGGCTGAGAAACTCGAATCAAGCCACTGGATGGCCTGGGTAGGCTTTTTCACTGGCCTCATTCTACTGTTGCTTTCCGGCGTAGCTCTAGCTCTGGCACTCACCAGCTTGAATGAATGGCTGGAGAACCAGTGGGGCATCACCTTCCCAACACCGCTGCCAGTGTTCTACTGGTGGATCATGCTGGGCTTAGGCATCCTGCTGTTACTACTCTACTTCCTGAAACTACGTCGTCAGCGGATGACCGTTTCCAGCACCTTCCTGTGGAAGAAGAGCATTGAAGACCTGCATGTCAACAGTCTGTTTCAATGGCTCAAGAAAAATTTCCTGTTGCTTCTGCAACTTCTGGCACTGGCAGGCCTGGCTTACTCCCTCGCTGCTCCCACCACCTTCAGCGATGCACGTGGCAGGCATTTTATTTTCCTCATTGATAACAGTGCCAGCATGGCTGCCATCGATGTTGCACCATCGCGATTGGAACAAGCCAAAATTAAAGTCAAGGAGCGCATTGATGCGATGGATAGCAGCGACCTGGCTATGATCATCCTGTTCAATGAAGAAGCACAGATTCTACAGTCGTACACCAACCGCAAGCCTGATTTGAAAGCTGCAGTCGATCGCATCCCGCAAACGCAGCGAACCACCAGGCTGCAGCCCGCACTGGAACTCGCTGAGGGACAGGCTAACCCCCGTCGCTCTGCGGAAGAAGGCGTTATCGAACTCATCCAGGATAACAGCGACAAAATGCCTCGTACCTTGGGTAAGCCAGATGGCATCCCGACTGAAGTAATGATATATAGCGATGGCAGATTCCCCGATGTGCAGAATTACTCGCTGGGCAACCTGAAGCCCGCCCTGTTTGTCATGGGAAACGAATCCAACAACGTGGGCATCACCTGGGCGAATCTCAAACGCGATGAAAACCGCCCCGATCTTTTTGAAGTGACGGTGCGGGTACAGAACTTCAGTAAAGATGCATTCAAACAAGGTTGCTCACTGCAACTGGAATCGTTTGCCTTTGGCGAAAGGCAGGATGTGCAACTCAAACGACTGCAACTCGGGGCACGAACCAGGCAGGAACGTGATGCTATCACCAACGAAGGTGTGAAGTATAAGCAGATGATTGATTTGCCGGGAACCACCGAGCCTGAACCGCTGATTACTTTTACCGTTAAGGACCCCGGGCAAGGCTATCTGAAACTATCTCTACTCAATACCGATCAGGGCACCGCCTGGAACGACATGCTGGCGAGTGACAACATTGCCTGGCTGGCGATAACACCGGTTCGTAAAGCGCGAATCCTGCGTGCAGGGCCTGAGAATGAAATTCTCGATGCCTATTTCAAAGCAAGTGCCTCCAAAGACCGCGCTGTCATCACTTCCATTGATGGCACAGATCTCTCTGACAAAAATGAAACCTACAAGCAGGCGATACAGACCGAAGCATTTGATCTGGTCATTTTTGATCGTGTGGCTCCCGCAACACCGGAAGCCATGCCCCAGGCGAACACGTTTTTCATTGGACAGTGCCCACCCTTTGCCGCTGGCAACTGGAATGATCTGCCGACGCTGAAAAATCTGTTCGTCAAGGATTTCCGGGTCGCCCACCCTCTGTTCAATGGCATTGAAACCCTGCAGGGTATGACGGTTGATGAAGCACGCACCATGCCTGCAGAAGCCAGGCCCAAACGGGCTTCATCACTGATTGAATCACAACGGGAACCGCTGCTCTGGAGCTTTGGCCGAGAACGCTATACCGATCTGGTCATGATGTTCCCACTGGTACTTGGCCAACAAGGCAATATCTGGAATACCAATTGGCCCCGACAGCCAGCGGGCACGCTGCCCCTGTTTCTCGACAATATCATCCTGCAACTGGGGCGATACCAGGAAATTGAAGCTCCCATCAGGCCAGGGGTGACCAAACTCCTGAGCCTGGGAAGCACCAAGCAGGAGGTCACCGTTAAACGCTCGGAACCAACGGCATCTTCTGAAAGTACTATCACCCGTCGCATGGGGCAGGACCTGGTCTATGGCGACACAGACCAGGTAGGCTTATACGAAGTGTTCTGGGGCGAACGACAACCTTTGCGTTTCAGTGTGAACCTGTTCGATCAGGAAGAAAGTAACATTGCAACCCGTGATAACATCCGCATCGGCTATGAAACCGTGCAGGCGGAGTTGGCTCCCGTGAAAGCCCGCCGGGAACTTTGGCAATGGTTCGCAGGCCTTGCATTAGCTGCATTACTGCTCGAATGGGTGCTATACGTTCAACGCATCAGAGTATAA
- a CDS encoding Hsp70 family protein, whose amino-acid sequence MSDNQFVIGIDLGTTNTALAQTPFKEIADPTERPVISSFAVTQVVQQGETAENVLLPSFLYLPQSGEVPAGSLALPWDAKRDQAAGLYARSLGSKIPGRIVSSAKSWLCHSGVDRHAAILPWQPPATPGGTVPASTRLISPVEASSKYLQHLKESWNHSQGKKGPKLEDQEIVLTVPASFDAVARQLTVEAAQSAGLTQLTLLEEPQAAFYSWIETHQENWRELVHVGDVILVCDIGGGTSDLSLISVTEEKGKLALNRMAVGDHILLGGDNMDLALAHHLQEKLKAKGSKLDNSQFIALTHSCRTAKENLLSDAKLSPQTVTVLGKGSKLVGGTLTVELTKEDIQQVILEGFFPLVPAQAEIQKGMAFGLQEIGLPYSHDPVITRHLAQFLRNHADALKAHYQKAGQPVRTMPTAVLCNGGVFKARLFEQRIMEQLNQWAKEAKSTPLRLLEGTDLDQAVARGAAYYGLVQKGKGVRIRGGIAMTYYIGIETARPAVPGRPAPIRALCVAPMGMEEGTTEAVPGLEFGLVVGEPVRFRFLGSNLRRDALGTLVDDWEETIQELSPIETALKADTGKKGTTATGSIPVKLETTVTSIGTLELWCVSRDGKQRWKLEFNVRQQPGKQ is encoded by the coding sequence ATGTCGGATAATCAATTTGTCATTGGAATAGATCTGGGCACGACCAATACGGCACTGGCCCAGACTCCATTTAAGGAGATAGCTGATCCAACAGAAAGGCCGGTGATATCCTCCTTTGCAGTCACCCAGGTGGTGCAGCAGGGAGAAACAGCCGAGAATGTGCTGTTGCCTTCGTTTCTCTACTTGCCTCAATCAGGTGAAGTGCCTGCAGGCAGCCTGGCGTTGCCCTGGGATGCCAAGCGTGACCAGGCGGCAGGTCTTTACGCACGTTCGCTGGGATCGAAGATACCCGGCAGGATAGTCTCATCCGCCAAGAGTTGGCTTTGTCATTCGGGGGTAGATCGGCATGCAGCGATCCTGCCCTGGCAGCCACCAGCCACGCCGGGTGGGACGGTGCCTGCCAGTACCAGGCTCATCTCGCCGGTGGAAGCTTCATCCAAGTATCTGCAACACCTTAAGGAAAGCTGGAATCACTCGCAGGGCAAGAAAGGGCCGAAGCTCGAAGATCAGGAGATTGTTCTGACAGTGCCAGCATCGTTTGATGCCGTAGCCCGGCAGTTGACGGTGGAAGCGGCCCAGTCGGCAGGGCTTACACAATTAACGCTGCTGGAAGAACCGCAGGCAGCTTTCTATTCGTGGATTGAAACGCACCAGGAAAACTGGCGAGAACTGGTTCACGTTGGTGATGTCATTCTGGTCTGCGATATTGGTGGAGGCACCAGCGATCTCAGTTTGATCAGCGTGACAGAAGAGAAGGGCAAACTGGCACTCAATCGCATGGCGGTGGGCGATCACATCCTTCTCGGTGGCGACAACATGGACCTGGCCCTGGCTCATCATCTGCAGGAAAAGCTCAAGGCCAAAGGAAGCAAGCTGGATAACAGCCAGTTCATCGCTTTGACCCATAGCTGTCGAACTGCCAAGGAAAATCTGCTGTCCGATGCCAAGCTGTCGCCGCAAACGGTCACCGTTCTTGGCAAAGGCAGCAAACTGGTGGGTGGCACACTCACGGTTGAATTAACCAAAGAAGATATTCAGCAGGTTATCCTGGAAGGATTCTTTCCACTGGTGCCTGCTCAAGCCGAAATCCAGAAAGGCATGGCATTCGGTCTGCAGGAAATAGGCTTGCCTTACTCGCATGATCCTGTCATCACCCGTCATCTGGCGCAGTTTTTACGCAACCATGCCGATGCACTCAAGGCACATTATCAGAAGGCTGGTCAGCCAGTGCGGACCATGCCTACTGCGGTGCTCTGCAATGGTGGGGTTTTCAAAGCCAGGCTGTTTGAACAACGGATTATGGAGCAGTTGAACCAGTGGGCCAAGGAAGCCAAGTCGACGCCGTTACGCTTGCTGGAAGGAACCGATCTGGATCAGGCAGTGGCTCGCGGTGCAGCATATTACGGGTTGGTGCAGAAAGGAAAGGGAGTTCGCATTCGAGGCGGCATTGCCATGACCTATTACATTGGCATTGAAACGGCACGTCCGGCAGTGCCTGGCCGACCTGCACCGATTCGTGCACTCTGTGTTGCACCGATGGGAATGGAAGAAGGTACCACGGAAGCAGTGCCAGGGCTGGAGTTCGGCCTGGTGGTGGGTGAGCCAGTTCGCTTTCGGTTTCTTGGTTCCAATCTACGCCGCGATGCATTAGGTACCTTGGTTGATGATTGGGAGGAAACCATTCAAGAACTCAGCCCGATTGAAACCGCCTTGAAAGCAGATACCGGAAAGAAAGGAACGACAGCAACGGGTTCCATTCCTGTGAAACTCGAAACGACAGTCACCAGCATTGGCACTCTGGAATTATGGTGTGTCAGCCGCGATGGCAAACAGCGATGGAAGCTGGAGTTCAATGTCAGGCAGCAACCGGGTAAGCAATAG
- a CDS encoding SDR family oxidoreductase, translated as MDQSRVAIVTGSGKRRVGNVIAESLARRGYALAIHYRSSEKEAQETVAQLKLLGVEAKAFQADLTDETAVTRLIQSVNQQFGRIDVLVHSAAIWSSKPLEQVTADDVKKNLDANTLSTFLCCQQAGLVMVKQPNGGTIITIGDWACERPYLNYAAYFPSKGAIPTLTRMFAVELGTRNPAVRVNGILPGPVMLPPDLPAHEREEAINATLVKREGKPENIAQAVSFLIDNDFVTGVCIPVDGGRTIYAPSA; from the coding sequence ATGGATCAATCACGTGTTGCAATCGTCACCGGCAGTGGCAAGCGCCGGGTGGGAAATGTCATTGCCGAGTCGCTGGCCCGACGAGGCTACGCGCTCGCGATTCACTACCGGTCATCAGAAAAAGAGGCTCAAGAGACTGTAGCCCAATTGAAGCTACTAGGAGTAGAAGCCAAGGCATTCCAGGCAGACTTGACGGATGAAACAGCAGTTACTCGGCTCATTCAATCAGTCAATCAGCAATTTGGAAGGATAGATGTACTGGTGCATTCAGCAGCTATCTGGAGTAGTAAGCCTCTGGAACAGGTTACCGCAGATGATGTAAAAAAGAATCTGGATGCCAACACGCTGAGTACTTTTCTGTGCTGTCAACAGGCAGGCCTAGTCATGGTCAAACAACCCAATGGCGGGACCATCATAACGATTGGAGATTGGGCCTGTGAGCGTCCTTATTTGAACTATGCAGCCTACTTCCCTTCCAAAGGTGCTATCCCCACGCTGACGCGCATGTTTGCAGTGGAACTAGGTACACGCAACCCGGCGGTTCGGGTTAATGGTATTTTGCCTGGGCCGGTCATGTTGCCTCCCGATTTACCCGCACACGAACGGGAGGAGGCGATCAACGCCACTCTGGTAAAACGAGAAGGCAAACCAGAGAATATTGCTCAGGCAGTCAGTTTTCTAATTGATAACGACTTCGTCACGGGTGTCTGCATCCCCGTCGATGGCGGACGAACCATCTATGCCCCTTCGGCATAA
- a CDS encoding hydrolase, with amino-acid sequence MSQSFQYRRLDKNDAAVLLVDHQSGLCNIVGDFSPDDFKNNVLALADAAKYFKLPTILTTSFENGPNGPLVPELKELFPKASYIARPGNINAWDNEDFVKAVKATGKKQLIIAGVVTEVCVAFPALSAREEGYEVFVVTDASGTFNKTTRDAAWMRMQAAGVQLITWFGMACELHRDWRNDIEGLAALFSNHLPAYRNLITSYNALKQ; translated from the coding sequence ATGAGCCAGTCATTCCAATATCGCAGGTTGGATAAAAACGATGCAGCAGTTCTGCTGGTCGATCATCAATCGGGGCTGTGCAACATCGTGGGTGATTTTTCGCCAGACGATTTCAAGAACAATGTACTGGCGCTGGCGGATGCTGCGAAGTATTTCAAGCTTCCGACCATTCTGACCACGAGTTTCGAAAACGGGCCGAACGGGCCTCTGGTGCCTGAACTCAAGGAACTCTTCCCCAAGGCATCTTACATCGCCCGGCCAGGCAATATCAATGCCTGGGACAATGAAGACTTTGTCAAAGCGGTGAAGGCTACTGGGAAGAAACAGCTAATTATTGCTGGTGTTGTTACCGAAGTTTGTGTCGCTTTCCCGGCTCTTTCTGCACGGGAGGAAGGGTATGAAGTCTTTGTGGTTACCGATGCTTCGGGTACATTCAATAAAACGACACGCGATGCAGCCTGGATGCGCATGCAGGCGGCTGGTGTGCAACTGATAACCTGGTTTGGCATGGCCTGCGAACTGCACCGCGATTGGCGAAATGATATTGAAGGACTGGCAGCGCTCTTCTCCAATCACCTGCCTGCCTACCGCAATCTGATCACCAGTTACAATGCTTTGAAGCAATAA
- a CDS encoding PAC2 family protein: protein MEPSVNLRKPWMVAVWPGIGHVAINAGYFLMSNLEMAVLAELQVSDLFEVDHVVIDKGILHTGRRPRSRFFYWSNPSQEHDLVIFLGEAQPQLGKHQYCQSIIEFAMRIGVERIYTFAAMATQMHPQHDSRVFFAATHEESLKEIQNQPVQILEEGQISGLNGLLLGVAAEKGLQGGCLLGEMPHVFSQLPFPKASLAVLEVFTSLMGIEVDLTELASQASQMDDQLGALLSQVEEQLGHPITSSEVEKPVEATAMEKLTPEDHARLDKLFDEAGGDRKKAFELKQELDRLKVFKEFEDRFLDLFKNSN from the coding sequence ATGGAACCTTCCGTCAACCTTCGTAAGCCCTGGATGGTTGCAGTCTGGCCTGGTATTGGGCACGTCGCCATCAATGCAGGTTATTTCCTGATGTCCAACCTGGAGATGGCTGTATTGGCCGAACTGCAAGTCAGCGATCTGTTCGAAGTGGATCATGTGGTGATAGATAAAGGTATTCTTCATACGGGTCGCAGACCACGCAGCCGGTTTTTCTACTGGTCAAATCCGAGCCAGGAACATGATCTAGTAATATTCCTTGGGGAAGCTCAACCACAGTTAGGCAAACATCAATATTGTCAATCGATCATCGAATTTGCCATGCGTATTGGCGTGGAACGAATATATACCTTTGCCGCGATGGCTACCCAGATGCATCCACAGCATGATTCAAGGGTTTTCTTTGCTGCCACCCATGAGGAATCGCTCAAGGAAATCCAGAATCAACCAGTGCAGATTTTGGAAGAAGGGCAAATCAGTGGTTTGAATGGTTTGCTCCTGGGGGTTGCAGCAGAAAAAGGACTTCAAGGCGGTTGCCTGCTGGGAGAAATGCCTCACGTATTTAGCCAACTTCCTTTCCCCAAAGCATCACTAGCCGTGCTGGAAGTTTTTACTTCACTGATGGGGATCGAAGTTGATCTGACTGAACTGGCTAGCCAGGCTAGCCAGATGGATGATCAACTGGGAGCGCTGCTCAGCCAGGTTGAGGAACAACTGGGACATCCCATCACATCGTCCGAAGTGGAAAAACCTGTTGAAGCAACTGCCATGGAGAAACTGACGCCGGAAGATCATGCCAGGCTCGACAAGCTTTTTGATGAAGCTGGTGGTGACCGGAAGAAAGCCTTTGAACTCAAACAAGAACTGGATCGATTGAAAGTGTTTAAGGAGTTTGAAGACCGGTTTCTTGATTTGTTTAAAAACTCCAACTGA
- the ccoS gene encoding cbb3-type cytochrome oxidase assembly protein CcoS, whose protein sequence is MSVIYIALPVALLLVLAAFLAFRWCIQTGQFDHLENASYRMLHDDGARKRVRSVEKKRE, encoded by the coding sequence ATGAGTGTGATCTACATTGCCTTGCCCGTGGCGCTACTTCTGGTACTCGCTGCATTTCTTGCCTTCCGCTGGTGCATCCAAACTGGCCAGTTCGATCATCTGGAAAATGCCAGCTATCGCATGCTGCATGATGATGGCGCCCGGAAAAGAGTTCGATCAGTTGAAAAGAAAAGAGAGTAA